In one window of Candidatus Desulfatibia profunda DNA:
- a CDS encoding primosomal protein N' translates to MTPTPIRIDVAVALPVYHTFTYNVPENLAPLTSVGKRVLVPFGRRRVTGYMLGYSQDDPQKDIKIILDVLDETPLFPLSMIPFLRWIADYYVHPIGEVIKNALPGGINLYDFVSIAITQ, encoded by the coding sequence ATGACACCAACCCCTATCCGGATAGACGTCGCCGTAGCCCTGCCGGTATATCATACGTTTACGTATAACGTTCCTGAAAATCTTGCACCGCTGACATCGGTCGGGAAAAGAGTGCTGGTTCCTTTTGGCCGGCGCCGGGTAACAGGATATATGCTGGGTTATAGCCAAGACGATCCTCAGAAAGATATTAAAATCATACTGGATGTCCTTGATGAAACGCCGCTGTTTCCGTTGTCCATGATACCGTTTTTAAGGTGGATTGCGGATTACTACGTGCATCCGATTGGTGAGGTTATTAAAAATGCTCTGCCCGGCGGCATCAATCTTTATGATTTTGTTTCGATCGCCATTACCCAA